One part of the Populus alba chromosome 18, ASM523922v2, whole genome shotgun sequence genome encodes these proteins:
- the LOC118034316 gene encoding uncharacterized protein: MEIFHCLYFEVLLAFTCIVAVVLADDPYSEALLSLKSELIDDANSLDDWLVPPGGNTKEKVQACSWSGVKCDKNSTVVVALDLSMKNLGGELTGKQFGVFTELVDLNLSYNSFSGQLPVGIFNLTNLKSFDISRNNFSGQFPGGISSLRNLVVLDAFSNSFSGPLPVEVSQLQYLKVFNLAGSYFDGPIPSEYGSFKSLEFIHLAGNSLSGNIPPELGQLKTVTHMEIGYNSYEGSIPWQMGNMSELQYLDIAGANLSGPIPKQLSNLTKLESLFLFRNQLTGLVPWEFRQIVPLASLDLSDNQLSGPIPESFAELKNLKLLSLMYNEMNGTVPPGIGQLPSLETLLIWNNFFSGSLPNDLGKNLKLKWVDVSTNNFIGSIPPDICAGGLVKLILFSNNFTGSLSPSISNCSSLVRLRIEDNSFSGEIPLKFSHLPDITYVDLSRNKFTGGIPTDISQASRLQYFNISNNPGLGGMIPAKTWSLQLLQNFSASACNISGNLPPFHSCKSVSVIELRMNNLSGSVPGDVSNCQALGKMDLADNKFTGHIPEDLASLPALSILDLSHDNFSGPIPAKFGASSSLVLLNVSFNDISGSIPSSNVFKLMGTSAYQGNPKLCGAPLEPCSASIKIFGSKGTRKIMWILLLCAGVVVLIVASAFGIFYIRRGSKGHWKMVSFSGLPRFTASDVLRSFSSTESMEAVPPESNSVCKAVLPTGITVSVKKIELEAKTMKKATEFMTRLGVARHKNLIRLLGFCYNKQLAYVLYDYQPNGNLAEKITLKRDWVAKYKLVIGIARGLCFLHHDCYPAIPHGDLKLSNILFDENMEPHLADFGFKYLVEMTKGSSPATIFMGETGELNSSIKEELYMDIYRFGEIILQILTSLANAGGTIHSKPKEVLLREIYSENQTGSTDSTQEEIKLVLEVALLCIKSRPSDRPSMEDALKLLSGMKSQRK, translated from the exons ATGGAGATTTTCCATTGCTTGTACTTCGAGGTGCTCTTGGCCTTCACATGCATAGTTGCGGTTGTTTTGGCTGATGATCCTTACTCAGAGGCTCTCTTGAGCTTAAAATCTGAGCTCATTGATGATGCTAACAGCTTGGATGATTGGCTAGTGCCTCCTGGAGGAAACACAAAAGAGAAAGTCCAAGCATGCTCTTGGTCTGGTGTCAAATGCGACAAGAACTCCACAGTTGTTGTTGCTTTAGACCTGTCTATGAAAAATCTTGGAGGTGAATTGACAGGGAAACAGTTTGGTGTCTTTACGGAGCTTGTTGATCTTAACCTCAGCTACAACTCATTCTCGGGGCAGCTTCCAGTGGGAATATTTAACCTCACAAATCTAAAAAGCTTTGATATCAGCAGAAACAATTTTTCTGGCCAGTTTCCGGGTGGAATCTCCAGTCTTCGTAACCTGGTTGTGCTTGATGCCTTCAGCAATAGCTTTTCTGGGCCGTTGCCAGTTGAGGTTTCCCAGCTTCAATATCTCAAAGTTTTCAATCTGGCTGGGAGTTACTTTGATGGACCAATCCCATCGGAGTATGGTTCTTTCAAGAGCCTTGAGTTTATTCACCTGGCAGGTAACTCCCTCAGTGGTAATATACCGCCGGAGCTAGGCCAACTCAAGACGGTGACCCATATGGAGATTGGCTACAATTCATATGAGGGAAGTATCCCATGGCAAATGGGTAACATGAGTGAGCTTCAATATCTTGATATAGCTGGTGCAAATCTATCTGGCCCAATACCAAAGCAACTCTCGAATCTCACCAAGCTAGAATCACTATTTCTCTTCAGAAACCAGCTCACAGGATTGGTCCCCTGGGAGTTCAGACAAATTGTGCCTCTCGCCAGCTTAGATCTTTCTGATAATCAACTATCTGGGCCTATACCTGAGAGCTTTGCAGAGTTGAAGAATCTCAAGCTGCTAAGCCTTATGTACAATGAAATGAATGGCACTGTTCCACCAGGCATTGGTCAGCTTCCCTCACTGGAAACGCTCCTTATATGGAACAATTTCTTCTCTGGTTCACTTCCAAATGACTTGGGCAAGAACTTGAAGCTGAAATGGGTGGATGTTTCAACCAACAATTTCATCGGCAGCATTCCACCGGATATTTGTGCAGGAGGGCTAGTAAAGCTGATCCTGTTTTCAAATAACTTTACAGGCAGTCTCTCACCATCCATCTCCAATTGCTCTTCGCTTGTGCGTCTACGAATTGAAGACAATTCCTTCTCCGGTGAGATCCCTCTTAAATTCAGCCACCTTCCTGATATCACATATGTGGACCTTTCCAGGAACAAGTTTACCGGTGGGATTCCCACAGATATCTCTCAAGCTTCCCGTCTGCAGTACTTCAATATCTCCAATAATCCAGGGCTTGGAGGTATGATCCCAGCAAAAACATGGTCTTTGCAGCTTCTCCAAAATTTCTCAGCGTCAGCATGTAATATCTCAGGCAATCTTCCTCCATTCCACTCCTGCAAATCTGTTTCAGTTATTGAGTTGCGCATGAACAATCTATCAGGAAGTGTCCCTGGAGATGTTTCTAATTGCCAAGCTCTTGGAAAGATGGATTTAGCTGATAACAAGTTTACTGGTCATATACCAGAAGATCTTGCAAGCCTTCCAGCTTTAAGTATCCTAGACCTGTCACATGATAATTTCAGTGGTCCAATACCAGCAAAGTTTGGTGCTTCTTCAAGCTTGGTACTTCTAAACGTGTCTTTCAATGATATATCCGGTTCCATTCCCTCCAGCAATGTGTTTAAACTGATGGGAACCAGTGCATATCAGGGAAATCCGAAGCTATGTGGAGCACCTTTGGAACCATGTTCTGCTTCCATCAAGATATTTGGCAGCAAAGGCACAAGAAAGATTATGTGGATTCTGCTACTATGTGCAGGGGTGGTTGTATTAATTGTGGCATCAGCCTTTGGGATATTCTACATCCGGAGAGGAAGTAAAGGTCACTGGAAAATGGTCTCCTTCAGTGGACTCCCCCGATTCACAGCAAGTGATGTTTTGAGGAGCTTTAGTTCCACAGAATCAATGGAAGCAGTGCCACCAGAATCTAATTCAGTTTGCAAAGCAGTGCTGCCCACAGGAATAACAGTTTCAGTGAAAAAGATTGAACTGGAAGCAAAGACAATGAAGAAAGCCACAGAATTTATGACACGACTGGGTGTTGCAAGACATAAAAATTTGATTAGATTGCTAGGATTTTGCTACAACAAGCAACTAGCTTATGTCCTATATGATTATCAGCCTAATGGTAACTTGGCTGAAAAAATCACTTTGAAGAGAGATTGGGTGGCCAAGTACAAACTCGTCATTGGCATTGCTAGGGGACTGTGCTTCCTTCACCATGACTGCTATCCGGCAATTCCTCATGGAGATTTGAAGTTGAGTAACATATTGTTCGACGAAAATATGGAGCCTCATTTGGCTGATTTTGGATTCAAATACCTGGTAGAAATGACTAAAGGCTCATCTCCTGCAACAATTTTCATGGGAGAAACAG GCGAACTGAACAGTTCCATAAAAGAGGAGCTCTACATGGACATATACAGATTTGGGGAGATCATTCTGCAAATCCTGACTAGTTTGGCAAACGCTGGAGGGACAATACATAGCAAGCCTAAGGAGGTACTTCTAAGAGAAATATATAGCGAGAATCAAACTGGTTCTACTGATTCAACACAAGAAGAGATAAAACTGGTTCTTGAAGTTGCTTTGCTCTGCATAAAAAGTAGGCCATCTGATCGGCCATCCATGGAAGACGCACTGAAGCTTTTATCAGGGATGAAGTCACAAAGAAAATAG